A region from the Actinomycetota bacterium genome encodes:
- a CDS encoding DUF2752 domain-containing protein encodes MSTFPGQPEERTGPARGVVVDLATLRLPAAMMLAAGVVLPRLPQHPDLACPLRTLTGIPCPACGMTTSVEATLRLDLSEAWAAAPMGILAVVVALAAVLVRRRVRVELPLWVVVATLAAMWVFQLHRSALL; translated from the coding sequence ATGTCGACCTTCCCCGGACAGCCCGAGGAGCGGACCGGGCCAGCGCGCGGCGTCGTGGTCGATCTCGCGACCCTGCGCCTCCCGGCAGCGATGATGCTCGCAGCGGGCGTCGTCCTCCCTCGCCTCCCGCAGCACCCGGACCTGGCGTGCCCGCTGCGCACCCTCACCGGCATCCCGTGCCCCGCGTGCGGGATGACGACGAGCGTGGAGGCGACCCTCCGCCTCGACCTGTCCGAGGCCTGGGCGGCCGCCCCGATGGGCATCCTGGCGGTGGTCGTGGCCCTGGCCGCCGTCCTCGTCCGCCGACGCGTGCGGGTCGAGCTGCCGCTCTGGGTCGTCGTCGCGACGCTCGCTGCGATGTGGGTCTTTCAGCTCCACCGATCCGCCCTGCTCTGA
- a CDS encoding stage II sporulation protein M encodes MNLERFLRDRQRDWTELEQLSQRAGRRPDRLGPHELLRLGTLYRAAAADLALARRRWPGDPAVRRLEQAVGQARHLVYDTQTRRESAVRFFTDTYWRRIAERPSVLAAAAVLLFGPWLLASLWALTDPGGASGLVPGEYRSVTEPRTPGRSLGLGVQERAAFSSMIMTNNIQVTFLAFAGGAVAGLGTALVLLFNGTLLGTVSGLAFGAGNGVAFTELVVAHGLLELSCIVVSGAAGLRLGWSIVDPGRLPRSVAVVREGRRAVEMVLGTVPWLVVAGLVEGFITPAGLGLTAAATIGLLLGITFWSLTFWRGTLIPRRRRASDVAGGAVPGPAGAERAADAEGEAQGEPAPAGP; translated from the coding sequence ATGAACCTAGAACGTTTCCTGCGGGACCGGCAGCGCGACTGGACGGAGCTCGAGCAGCTGTCCCAACGCGCTGGCAGACGCCCGGACCGTCTCGGCCCCCACGAGCTCCTCCGACTGGGAACGCTGTACCGAGCGGCCGCCGCCGACCTCGCGCTCGCCCGCCGCAGGTGGCCGGGCGACCCGGCGGTCCGCCGCCTGGAGCAGGCGGTGGGGCAGGCTCGGCACCTCGTCTACGACACGCAGACCCGGCGGGAGTCGGCGGTGCGGTTCTTCACCGACACGTACTGGCGACGCATCGCGGAGCGGCCTTCGGTGCTCGCCGCCGCCGCCGTCCTGCTCTTCGGGCCGTGGCTCCTGGCCTCGCTCTGGGCCCTCACCGATCCCGGAGGCGCCTCCGGGCTCGTCCCCGGGGAGTACCGGTCGGTGACCGAGCCGCGGACCCCCGGCCGTTCGCTCGGCCTCGGTGTGCAGGAGCGGGCGGCCTTCTCGTCGATGATCATGACCAACAACATCCAGGTGACCTTCCTCGCCTTCGCCGGCGGGGCCGTGGCGGGTCTCGGCACAGCTCTCGTGCTCCTCTTCAACGGGACCCTGCTCGGAACGGTGAGCGGGCTCGCCTTCGGCGCCGGCAACGGTGTCGCCTTCACCGAGCTCGTGGTCGCGCACGGACTGCTGGAGCTGTCCTGCATCGTCGTCTCCGGGGCGGCCGGGCTGCGACTCGGGTGGTCGATCGTCGACCCGGGACGGCTCCCGCGCTCCGTCGCGGTGGTCCGCGAGGGACGCCGGGCCGTGGAGATGGTGCTCGGCACCGTCCCCTGGCTCGTCGTCGCGGGCCTCGTGGAGGGTTTCATCACGCCGGCCGGCCTAGGCCTCACGGCCGCCGCCACCATCGGCCTCCTCCTAGGCATCACCTTCTGGTCCCTGACCTTCTGGCGCGGGACGCTCATCCCCCGCCGAAGGCGAGCCTCCGACGTCGCGGGAGGGGCGGTTCCCGGGCCGGCCGGTGCCGAGCGAGCCGCAGACGCCGAGGGGGAGGCGCAAGGCGAGCCGGCACCGGCCGGCCCCTAA
- the dut gene encoding dUTP diphosphatase yields MSRLRLPVKRLDPGLPLPTHQRAGDAGLDLHAVSDLTLGPGERAVVGTGIAIAIPEGWCGLTTPRSGRAARDGLSIVNAPGVIDAGYRGELKVILVNLDPSQPLVVERGERIAQLLLVPVATADIVEVEELADSERGEGGLGSTGA; encoded by the coding sequence CTGAGCCGCCTCCGGCTCCCCGTCAAGCGTCTCGACCCAGGACTGCCCCTCCCGACGCACCAGCGCGCTGGGGACGCCGGGCTCGACCTGCACGCCGTCTCTGACCTGACGCTCGGGCCCGGTGAACGCGCCGTCGTCGGGACCGGCATAGCGATCGCGATCCCCGAAGGCTGGTGCGGCCTGACCACCCCCCGCTCGGGCCGGGCGGCCCGTGACGGGCTCTCGATCGTCAACGCCCCGGGGGTGATCGACGCCGGGTACCGCGGCGAGCTGAAGGTGATACTCGTGAACCTCGACCCGAGCCAGCCGTTGGTCGTGGAGCGCGGCGAGCGCATCGCCCAGCTCCTGCTCGTCCCGGTCGCCACCGCCGACATCGTCGAGGTGGAAGAGCTCGCCGACTCCGAGCGGGGTGAGGGCGGCTTAGGGTCGACCGGCGCGTGA
- a CDS encoding RDD family protein translates to MEFEDRLTIATPEGVDLELPLAGLGSRAAAALIDRAIQLAAVMGLSLALILPFVAAGVDVGAPVGLAAFFILYFIVEFGYHVAFLTVWSGRTPGKRALGLRVLRDDGLALRFREAAVRSLVLLLDGPLTSYALGTIAILLSPRGQRVGDLVAGTVVARERVGGRPHASVGATRGVELPDPLPTWDVSGVSDADLAAMRLFLERRESIDPEARHRLATDLAARVREVVVSFGEPADDESFIEAVVSIKSARR, encoded by the coding sequence GTGGAGTTCGAGGACAGGCTGACCATCGCCACGCCGGAGGGCGTCGACCTCGAGCTGCCTCTGGCGGGCCTCGGCTCGCGGGCGGCGGCCGCGCTCATCGACCGGGCGATCCAGCTCGCCGCCGTGATGGGCCTGTCACTCGCCCTCATCCTCCCCTTCGTAGCGGCCGGCGTCGACGTGGGCGCGCCAGTGGGGCTGGCCGCCTTCTTCATCCTGTACTTCATCGTGGAGTTCGGCTACCACGTCGCCTTCCTGACCGTCTGGTCGGGTCGCACGCCCGGCAAACGTGCGTTGGGACTGCGGGTCCTGCGTGACGACGGGCTCGCCCTCAGGTTCCGGGAGGCGGCGGTCCGATCGCTCGTCCTGCTGCTCGATGGACCCCTCACCTCGTACGCGTTGGGAACGATCGCGATCCTGCTGTCGCCGCGCGGCCAGCGGGTGGGAGACCTCGTCGCGGGGACCGTCGTGGCGCGGGAACGGGTCGGTGGACGTCCGCACGCGAGCGTTGGCGCGACCCGCGGGGTCGAGCTGCCGGACCCGCTCCCCACGTGGGACGTCAGCGGTGTGTCCGATGCCGACCTGGCCGCGATGCGGCTGTTCCTGGAGCGTCGGGAGTCGATCGACCCGGAGGCCCGGCATCGGTTGGCGACCGACCTGGCGGCCAGGGTGCGCGAGGTGGTCGTCTCGTTCGGGGAGCCGGCCGACGACGAGTCGTTCATCGAGGCGGTCGTCTCGATCAAGTCCGCCCGCCGCTGA